From a single Nostoc sp. MS1 genomic region:
- a CDS encoding SDR family oxidoreductase has translation MNIVIIGCGYVGCAIAQYWQQNSHLIVTATTTTPERVSQLQKLAHKVVVTQGNDLEKIVNILENQDFVLLSVGAKGADLYESTYLDTTKTLVAALQQNSSVKQVIYTGSYSVYGDRNGEWVDEETPPMPKSRNGEILQEAEEVLLSASSEQLKICILRLGGIYGPGRELVKIFSRVPGTTRPGDGSDITNWIHLDDIVGAIEFVRQHPLQGIYNLVNDAHLPSRILLDTLFAKHNLAPVTWDDTGNSNRPYNATVSNQKIKQAGYQLIHPQMIF, from the coding sequence ATGAACATTGTAATCATTGGCTGTGGTTACGTTGGTTGTGCGATCGCACAATATTGGCAGCAAAATTCCCATCTAATTGTCACCGCTACAACTACCACACCAGAACGTGTTTCTCAATTACAAAAACTAGCTCACAAAGTTGTAGTTACTCAAGGAAATGACCTAGAAAAAATTGTCAATATCTTAGAAAATCAAGATTTCGTCTTGTTAAGTGTCGGGGCAAAAGGTGCTGATTTGTATGAATCAACATATCTAGATACTACCAAAACTTTAGTTGCGGCTTTACAACAAAACTCTAGTGTTAAACAAGTAATATATACAGGCAGTTATTCAGTTTACGGTGATAGAAATGGTGAGTGGGTAGATGAAGAAACACCGCCTATGCCTAAAAGCCGTAACGGAGAAATTCTTCAAGAGGCAGAAGAAGTTTTATTATCAGCCTCTAGTGAACAACTCAAAATTTGCATTTTGCGATTAGGTGGCATTTATGGCCCTGGTAGAGAATTGGTGAAAATATTTAGCAGAGTTCCTGGAACCACTCGTCCTGGTGATGGTAGTGATATTACAAATTGGATTCATTTAGATGACATTGTTGGTGCTATAGAGTTTGTGCGTCAACATCCATTACAAGGCATTTATAACTTAGTAAATGATGCCCATTTACCCAGTAGAATATTGCTAGATACTTTATTTGCTAAACATAATTTAGCTCCAGTAACTTGGGATGATACAGGTAATAGTAATCGTCCTTATAATGCAACAGTCTCTAATCAAAAAATCAAACAAGCTGGATATCAATTAATTCATCCTCAAATGATCTTCTAA
- a CDS encoding RNA recognition motif domain-containing protein, translated as MSIYVGNLSYAVTQEDISNVFAEYGSVKRVVLPTDRETGRLRGFAFVEMSSDEEEASAIDGLDGAEWMGRDLKVNKAKPKEDNNRGSFGGGGNRGGYNGGGGGGRSRY; from the coding sequence ATGTCAATTTATGTAGGGAACCTCTCTTACGCAGTTACGCAAGAGGATATCAGCAACGTTTTTGCAGAATATGGTTCTGTAAAACGGGTTGTGCTACCTACTGACCGTGAAACAGGCCGTCTACGCGGTTTTGCTTTCGTGGAAATGAGTTCAGATGAAGAAGAAGCATCAGCAATCGATGGACTTGATGGTGCTGAGTGGATGGGACGAGATTTAAAAGTTAATAAAGCCAAGCCCAAAGAAGATAATAATAGAGGTTCCTTTGGTGGTGGTGGCAACCGAGGAGGATATAACGGTGGCGGTGGCGGTGGACGTTCCCGTTACTAA
- a CDS encoding M48 family metallopeptidase encodes MKRISKSLLLALNWILLSIGTTLLIIFTQPVAVPAQEPPAPTQQTSTPKPENPNDQKLRDALKRSSSSQPQLSPEELARQQKLIQADKLYLAGQMAEAEKIYREVKTPFPQTGKTQERKPAILDPTQLSPAGKVYWREAQAGIASKLQTKTLVPLQLLVEQYPEFILGQIRYAEVLTKYDRTQEALDVLERGSSLYPNEPELIKARVKALAEAKKWMEASLAARQFAILNPNNPQAPEFTQLADDNLKSYQSHIREEIRGNVISNIITGALGYAVTGSLLGPFSALDSTILLLQGEKSIGESVAKEAKKQLPLVIDDEILAYVNDIGQKLAKVSGRNEFKYEFFVIPEEELNAFALPGGKIFINAGAIAKANSEAELAGLIGHELSHVVLSHGFQLITQGNLISNVTQYLPFGGTIGQLFALNYSRDMERQADFLGTRLIVASGYAADGLRNLMVTLEKQKKYDIPTWLSSHPGGNERVTYLENLITRSNYNRYAYEGIQRHVEIQARVNKLLKEKKEREKKETEEKKQPTE; translated from the coding sequence ATGAAGCGGATCAGTAAGTCTCTGCTGCTAGCCTTGAACTGGATATTACTATCAATTGGCACAACGCTTTTAATTATTTTCACTCAACCAGTAGCAGTTCCAGCCCAAGAACCTCCAGCCCCCACGCAACAAACTAGCACACCTAAGCCAGAAAATCCTAATGACCAAAAGCTTAGAGATGCCCTAAAACGCTCATCTTCATCTCAACCGCAACTCAGCCCAGAAGAACTTGCCCGTCAACAAAAACTCATCCAAGCAGATAAACTTTATCTTGCAGGACAAATGGCTGAGGCTGAGAAGATTTACCGCGAAGTCAAAACCCCATTTCCTCAGACAGGTAAAACCCAAGAACGCAAACCTGCCATCCTAGATCCTACCCAACTCTCACCAGCCGGGAAAGTATATTGGCGAGAAGCACAGGCAGGAATAGCCAGCAAGCTACAAACAAAAACTTTAGTACCTCTGCAATTATTAGTAGAACAATATCCCGAATTTATATTGGGACAAATTCGCTATGCTGAAGTTCTCACAAAATACGATCGCACTCAAGAAGCATTAGATGTTTTAGAACGAGGATCTTCCCTTTATCCTAATGAACCAGAATTAATTAAAGCTAGAGTCAAAGCCTTGGCTGAGGCGAAAAAATGGATGGAAGCATCTTTGGCTGCGAGGCAGTTTGCTATTCTCAACCCTAACAACCCACAAGCACCAGAATTTACTCAATTAGCCGATGACAATCTCAAAAGCTATCAATCTCACATTCGTGAAGAGATTAGAGGTAATGTGATTAGTAACATCATCACAGGTGCATTGGGTTATGCGGTGACTGGTAGTTTATTGGGGCCTTTTTCTGCCCTCGACTCCACCATTTTGTTATTGCAAGGCGAAAAGTCTATTGGTGAGTCGGTGGCTAAAGAAGCAAAAAAACAATTACCTTTAGTGATTGACGATGAGATTTTAGCCTACGTCAATGATATTGGACAAAAATTGGCGAAAGTCTCTGGTAGAAATGAATTTAAGTACGAATTTTTTGTCATTCCCGAAGAAGAACTAAACGCTTTTGCCTTACCTGGAGGGAAAATATTTATTAATGCAGGTGCGATCGCTAAAGCAAACTCCGAAGCAGAATTAGCTGGTTTAATTGGACACGAATTATCTCACGTTGTCCTCTCCCACGGCTTTCAATTAATTACTCAAGGCAACCTCATCTCTAACGTTACTCAATATCTCCCCTTCGGTGGAACCATTGGACAACTTTTCGCCCTCAATTACAGCCGGGATATGGAACGACAGGCAGATTTTTTAGGTACAAGATTAATTGTTGCTAGTGGTTATGCTGCTGACGGCTTGCGTAACCTGATGGTGACATTAGAAAAGCAAAAGAAATATGACATTCCCACTTGGTTATCCTCCCACCCAGGCGGCAACGAGCGAGTTACTTATCTAGAAAACTTAATTACTCGCAGCAATTACAACCGCTATGCCTACGAGGGTATACAACGCCATGTAGAAATTCAAGCCAGAGTCAACAAACTCCTTAAAGAAAAAAAAGAAAGAGAGAAAAAAGAAACAGAGGAAAAAAAGCAGCCTACCGAATGA
- a CDS encoding DedA family protein, translated as MHFDLPHLIKSLGYFGVWGIIFAESGLLIGFFLPGDSLLFTAGFVASQHLLNIWILIIGAFVCAVLGDNVGYTTGHKFGRRLFQKEDSWLFHKKHIVKTQQFYQQHGKKTIVLARFVPIVRTFAPIVAGLGSMQYRTFMFYNLIGGLVWTFGITLLGFFLGKSLPPEQVDKYLLPIIGLIIVVSLLPSVFHIIQERKSKN; from the coding sequence ATGCACTTTGATTTACCACATTTGATCAAATCACTCGGTTACTTTGGAGTATGGGGAATTATATTTGCTGAGTCTGGTTTATTGATTGGTTTTTTCCTACCAGGAGATAGTTTATTATTCACCGCCGGTTTTGTGGCATCTCAGCACTTGTTAAATATTTGGATTCTCATTATTGGAGCCTTTGTTTGTGCAGTTTTAGGTGATAACGTGGGTTATACCACTGGTCACAAATTTGGCAGAAGATTATTTCAAAAAGAAGATTCTTGGTTATTTCATAAAAAACATATAGTCAAAACACAGCAATTTTATCAACAACACGGCAAGAAAACTATCGTTTTAGCGCGTTTTGTCCCTATTGTCCGCACCTTTGCCCCAATTGTTGCTGGTCTTGGTTCCATGCAATATCGGACATTTATGTTTTATAACCTAATCGGCGGTCTGGTTTGGACTTTCGGTATTACACTTTTAGGTTTCTTTCTTGGTAAATCTCTGCCACCAGAACAGGTAGACAAGTATTTACTACCTATCATTGGATTAATTATTGTTGTCTCGCTATTACCATCAGTATTTCATATTATCCAAGAAAGAAAATCAAAAAATTAA
- a CDS encoding ABC transporter permease: MQRYWKVLKLFWSAAIASEMEYRLNFLIATLSSLGNLAGSLFGLFLFYRTGYTFTGWSWEAALIVLGIFTLLQGFSATFLAPNLNKIVNHVQQGTLDFVLLKPIRSQFWLSTHTVSPWGVPDIIFGSIIIGYAGKRLGLSITNYIPAILPLLCGVIILYSLWFMLGATSIWFVKIYNATEVLRGLLEAGRYPMIAYPAAYRFFFTFIVPVTFLTTVPAEVMLGRVQLPWIIGALGLAIALFWVSSWFWRFALRFYTSASS; the protein is encoded by the coding sequence ATGCAAAGATATTGGAAAGTATTAAAACTATTTTGGAGTGCAGCGATCGCATCTGAGATGGAGTATCGCCTCAACTTCCTCATCGCTACACTCAGTAGCTTAGGTAATTTAGCTGGTAGTCTATTTGGATTATTCTTGTTTTATCGTACTGGCTATACTTTTACTGGCTGGTCATGGGAAGCAGCTTTGATAGTATTAGGAATTTTCACCTTACTGCAAGGCTTTTCAGCAACCTTCCTCGCTCCCAACCTCAACAAAATCGTCAACCATGTCCAACAAGGAACTTTAGATTTTGTTCTACTCAAACCTATTCGCAGTCAGTTTTGGCTGTCTACCCACACTGTATCCCCTTGGGGAGTCCCAGATATTATTTTTGGTAGTATCATCATTGGCTATGCAGGTAAACGCCTTGGTTTAAGTATTACCAACTACATACCAGCTATCCTGCCCTTATTGTGTGGTGTCATCATTCTCTACAGTCTATGGTTTATGCTAGGGGCAACTAGTATTTGGTTTGTGAAAATCTATAACGCCACCGAAGTATTACGCGGCTTACTAGAAGCAGGTAGATACCCAATGATCGCCTATCCCGCAGCTTACCGCTTTTTCTTTACCTTTATAGTTCCAGTAACATTTTTAACTACAGTACCAGCCGAAGTTATGTTAGGCCGAGTGCAATTACCTTGGATAATAGGAGCTTTGGGATTAGCTATAGCCTTATTTTGGGTTTCGAGTTGGTTTTGGCGCTTTGCCCTGCGTTTTTATACCAGTGCTTCCAGTTGA
- the aroF gene encoding 3-deoxy-7-phosphoheptulonate synthase has protein sequence MINAKLVAQSYPHHQTIVKLSKTVAFGGEELVIIGGPCAVESLEQMETVAQELKSAPVQALRGGVYKPRTSPYAFQGMGEAGLEVLAQVRSQYNIPVVTEVMSISQIEAIAAHVDMLQVGSRNMQNFDLLKALGQAGKPILLKRGLAATIEEFVMAAEYIVSHGNPDVVLCERGIRSFDSYTRNVLDLGAVAALKQITHLPVIVDPSHAVGKRELVAPLAKAAIACGADGLIIECHPEPEKSVSDARQALSLEDMVNLVTSLKPVAVAVGRKISEVEGVGLQPTPICRAA, from the coding sequence ATGATTAACGCTAAACTTGTCGCTCAGTCTTATCCTCATCATCAAACAATCGTTAAACTCTCAAAAACAGTTGCTTTCGGTGGCGAAGAACTGGTAATTATCGGTGGGCCATGTGCTGTGGAAAGTCTAGAACAGATGGAAACAGTCGCCCAAGAGTTAAAATCTGCACCTGTACAAGCTTTGCGGGGTGGTGTTTACAAACCTCGTACCTCTCCCTACGCTTTCCAAGGGATGGGAGAAGCAGGATTAGAGGTTTTAGCCCAAGTGCGATCGCAATACAATATTCCTGTTGTGACTGAAGTTATGTCAATTTCCCAAATTGAAGCGATCGCCGCCCATGTTGATATGTTACAAGTGGGTAGCCGCAATATGCAGAACTTCGACTTACTCAAAGCTTTAGGCCAAGCTGGCAAACCCATATTACTCAAGCGTGGTTTAGCAGCCACAATCGAAGAATTTGTCATGGCGGCGGAATACATTGTCAGTCACGGAAATCCAGATGTGGTGCTGTGCGAAAGAGGTATCCGCAGCTTTGATAGTTACACCCGCAATGTCCTAGATTTAGGGGCGGTAGCCGCACTCAAGCAAATCACCCATTTACCTGTAATTGTCGATCCTTCCCATGCTGTAGGTAAACGAGAACTAGTAGCACCTCTAGCCAAAGCGGCTATAGCTTGTGGTGCAGATGGATTAATTATTGAGTGTCATCCAGAACCAGAAAAATCAGTTTCTGATGCCCGTCAAGCCCTATCTTTAGAAGATATGGTGAATTTAGTAACTAGTTTAAAGCCTGTAGCTGTTGCAGTTGGACGCAAAATATCAGAAGTAGAAGGGGTGGGTTTGCAACCTACCCCTATTTGTCGTGCAGCTTAA
- a CDS encoding DoxX family protein, with product MMFKQYIPLVARSFLAVIFIYAGLNKVFDFAGTSASIAKVGLPIVEVLLVFTIAFQILGGLSIILGYKAIRFS from the coding sequence ATGATGTTCAAACAGTACATCCCTTTGGTAGCTCGTTCCTTTTTGGCTGTGATTTTTATCTATGCTGGTTTAAACAAAGTGTTTGACTTTGCTGGAACAAGTGCATCTATAGCTAAAGTCGGTTTACCAATAGTAGAAGTTTTACTAGTTTTTACTATTGCTTTTCAGATTTTAGGTGGTTTGTCAATCATTCTGGGCTATAAAGCAATACGGTTCAGTTAA
- the speB gene encoding agmatinase SpeB, whose amino-acid sequence MINQLQDYNPSGVGEINGNLLGLPFDYDSANLIVFAVPWEVTVSYGAGTANGPQRILDASVQLDLFDFDNPDGWKQGIFLVDIPQDIIEKNNYYRTLAAQIIERLAQGKLLTDTPDLTPVLTEINQASQQVNQWLFDQCQTAMNQGKQVAVIGGDHSSPLGYFQALAAKYPNFGILHIDAHADLRDAYEGFEFSHASIMFNGLKLPQISKLVQVGLRDISHDEVQMIDQSQGRIVAYYDPLIKQKLYAGTTWIELCREIIHHLPEHVHISFDADGLDPKLCPSTGTPVPGGLELEQVFCLFRELVNSGRKIIGFDVCEVGDGEWDGNVGARVVYKLANLMNLSQRL is encoded by the coding sequence ATGATTAATCAACTCCAAGACTATAACCCTAGCGGCGTGGGTGAAATTAATGGCAATCTCTTAGGTTTGCCATTTGATTATGATTCTGCAAATTTAATTGTCTTTGCAGTTCCTTGGGAGGTTACGGTTTCCTATGGTGCAGGTACAGCCAACGGTCCCCAAAGAATCCTTGATGCTTCAGTACAACTGGATTTATTCGACTTCGATAACCCTGATGGTTGGAAACAAGGAATTTTTTTAGTAGACATTCCCCAAGACATTATAGAGAAGAATAATTACTACCGGACTTTAGCAGCACAAATTATTGAGCGGTTAGCACAGGGTAAATTACTCACAGATACACCAGATTTAACCCCCGTACTCACAGAAATTAATCAGGCTTCTCAACAGGTAAATCAATGGCTGTTTGATCAATGTCAAACAGCGATGAATCAAGGTAAACAAGTCGCTGTCATTGGTGGAGATCATAGTTCACCCTTGGGCTATTTCCAAGCATTAGCAGCGAAATACCCTAACTTTGGGATTTTACACATTGATGCACACGCAGATTTACGCGACGCTTATGAGGGTTTTGAATTTTCTCATGCGTCAATTATGTTTAATGGGTTGAAGTTACCGCAAATTTCCAAGCTGGTGCAGGTAGGCTTACGCGATATTAGTCATGATGAAGTGCAAATGATTGACCAATCCCAAGGTCGAATTGTGGCATACTATGACCCACTGATCAAACAAAAGCTCTACGCTGGTACTACTTGGATTGAATTATGCCGAGAAATTATTCATCATTTGCCGGAACACGTCCACATTAGTTTTGATGCAGATGGTTTAGATCCTAAACTTTGTCCAAGTACAGGTACACCTGTTCCTGGTGGGTTGGAATTGGAACAAGTTTTTTGTCTATTCCGTGAATTGGTGAATAGTGGCAGAAAAATTATTGGCTTTGATGTCTGCGAGGTTGGGGATGGTGAGTGGGATGGTAATGTAGGGGCAAGAGTTGTTTATAAATTAGCGAATTTGATGAATTTATCCCAACGATTATAA
- a CDS encoding PEP-CTERM sorting domain-containing protein, translated as MQKSTLIQSFAKIGLAVTVLSVGVATSSSAKAAVLLQDNFDTESLQLNYNAFANWNVTDGTVDLIGNPGFFDLQPGNGRYVDLDGSTANAGILSSKTSFAFNAGDVVNLTFQLAGNQRVNFADSVTVSLGSLFNETFTLPFSQGFTTFTRTFTVASATTANLAFAGAGGDNIGLLLDNVSLTSTTNSTSVPEPASMLGLLMFGALGTSSLYKRQQQVNKA; from the coding sequence ATGCAGAAATCAACTTTGATCCAGAGCTTTGCAAAAATTGGATTAGCAGTAACAGTTCTTTCTGTGGGAGTTGCTACATCCAGTTCCGCCAAAGCAGCAGTTCTTTTACAAGACAACTTTGATACTGAATCTTTGCAGTTGAACTATAATGCTTTCGCTAACTGGAATGTGACAGACGGAACCGTGGACTTAATCGGTAATCCAGGTTTTTTTGACTTACAACCAGGCAATGGACGTTACGTAGATTTAGATGGTTCAACAGCAAATGCTGGTATACTCTCATCTAAAACCTCATTTGCTTTTAATGCTGGTGATGTCGTTAACCTTACTTTCCAACTAGCAGGCAATCAACGAGTGAATTTTGCTGATTCTGTGACGGTATCTCTAGGTAGCTTGTTTAATGAAACATTTACACTACCATTTAGCCAAGGTTTTACAACCTTTACCCGGACTTTTACTGTTGCTTCAGCCACAACTGCTAATTTAGCTTTTGCAGGTGCTGGTGGCGATAACATTGGATTACTACTTGATAATGTCAGCTTAACAAGTACTACTAACTCAACTTCTGTTCCTGAACCAGCTTCTATGTTGGGATTGTTAATGTTTGGTGCTTTAGGTACAAGTTCTCTCTACAAGCGTCAACAGCAAGTCAATAAAGCATAA
- the rpsU gene encoding 30S ribosomal protein S21, whose amino-acid sequence MTQIKVGENEGIESALRRFKREVSKAGIMPDIKKHRHFETPIEKRKRKEIAKHRQSKRRFR is encoded by the coding sequence ATGACACAGATCAAAGTTGGCGAAAATGAAGGTATCGAGTCAGCCTTACGCCGATTTAAGCGAGAAGTTTCTAAAGCAGGAATTATGCCTGATATTAAGAAGCATCGTCATTTTGAAACGCCTATAGAAAAACGCAAGCGTAAAGAAATCGCCAAACACAGGCAGTCTAAACGACGTTTTCGTTAG
- a CDS encoding alpha/beta fold hydrolase, whose protein sequence is METTSTQFYNWQNYQCAYQVYQAPNSQAEGLPLLLIHPIGVGLSGKFWQRFVREWYSSGQRNLIYNPDLLGCGESDKPHVAYTPKDWAEQLQYFLQTVVQTPVILVVQGALFPVALELVQLESNLIAKLVLSGPPTWPVITKKAPDWQQKLAWNIFDSPVGNAFYRYARTPKFLSSFSTKQLFALADSVDAEWLNTLVAGAANPDSRHAVFSFLAGFWRKDYSSLIATIKQPTLVVLGEAASSISKEGKTQTADDTLADYLACLPQAHGVKIPGRNVLPYESTSEFVRAIAQSNL, encoded by the coding sequence ATGGAAACGACATCTACCCAGTTTTATAATTGGCAAAATTATCAATGTGCATATCAGGTTTATCAAGCACCAAATTCTCAAGCTGAAGGTCTACCTTTACTATTGATTCATCCTATTGGTGTCGGCTTATCTGGTAAATTTTGGCAACGTTTTGTGCGTGAATGGTACAGTAGCGGTCAACGAAATCTGATTTATAATCCAGATTTATTAGGCTGCGGAGAAAGTGATAAACCCCATGTAGCTTATACTCCCAAAGATTGGGCAGAGCAATTACAATATTTCCTACAAACTGTAGTACAAACACCTGTGATTTTAGTAGTACAAGGTGCTTTGTTTCCTGTGGCTCTAGAATTAGTGCAGTTGGAATCAAACTTAATTGCTAAACTCGTACTTTCTGGGCCGCCAACTTGGCCAGTAATTACCAAAAAAGCCCCAGATTGGCAACAAAAATTAGCTTGGAATATTTTTGACTCGCCTGTTGGTAATGCTTTTTATCGTTACGCACGTACACCAAAGTTTCTCAGTTCTTTTTCCACCAAGCAATTATTTGCATTAGCCGATAGTGTAGATGCAGAGTGGTTAAATACATTAGTTGCAGGTGCAGCAAATCCAGACAGCCGCCACGCTGTATTTTCTTTTCTCGCTGGGTTTTGGCGGAAAGACTATAGCAGTTTGATTGCTACCATCAAACAACCCACACTTGTAGTTTTGGGTGAAGCTGCGTCAAGTATTAGTAAAGAAGGGAAAACACAGACGGCTGATGACACTTTAGCCGATTACCTTGCTTGTTTACCACAAGCTCACGGTGTGAAAATACCAGGACGAAATGTTTTACCTTATGAGTCTACATCTGAATTTGTGAGAGCGATCGCCCAAAGCAACTTGTAG
- a CDS encoding pentapeptide repeat-containing protein produces MSELERYYRVLELEPGATLEEVNQAYKDLVFVWHPDRLPKDNVRLQQKAQDKLKAINEARDKLRSLNGKDNSHSNGNGVSNGNGKRQHNHVYQNPPRQPRKSYQETHQPQPQPQNPDLSGKDFSRANLSNKDLSGRNLSHANLSGADLSDTFMHKVILRGADLSEANLFRANLLLADMREANLRSANLIGADLSGADLRGADLTGARIRSGDRLLVKLIGANLSGAIMPDGAVHS; encoded by the coding sequence ATGAGCGAGCTGGAGCGGTATTATAGGGTATTGGAATTGGAACCAGGGGCCACCCTTGAGGAAGTTAACCAAGCGTATAAGGATTTGGTTTTTGTGTGGCATCCTGACCGACTTCCTAAAGATAATGTCCGCTTGCAACAAAAAGCGCAGGACAAACTTAAGGCAATTAACGAAGCTAGGGACAAGTTGCGTTCTTTAAATGGTAAAGACAACAGCCATAGCAATGGTAATGGCGTTAGTAATGGCAATGGTAAGCGTCAGCACAATCATGTTTACCAGAATCCTCCACGGCAACCGAGAAAATCATACCAAGAAACTCATCAGCCACAGCCACAGCCACAAAATCCTGATTTGAGCGGCAAAGATTTCAGTCGGGCAAATTTAAGTAATAAAGATTTATCAGGTAGAAACCTCAGTCACGCTAATTTAAGCGGTGCTGACCTCAGTGATACTTTTATGCACAAAGTGATTCTGAGGGGTGCTGACTTATCAGAAGCAAATTTGTTTAGGGCGAATTTACTCTTAGCCGACATGAGAGAAGCTAATTTACGCTCTGCTAACTTAATCGGTGCTGATCTTAGTGGCGCTGACTTGCGAGGAGCAGATTTAACAGGAGCGCGGATTCGTTCAGGCGATCGCCTGTTGGTAAAATTAATAGGCGCAAATTTAAGCGGTGCAATTATGCCTGATGGTGCGGTTCATAGTTAG